One window of Agromyces rhizosphaerae genomic DNA carries:
- a CDS encoding transglutaminase-like domain-containing protein: MTAGRRPTAATAADVVVPLVLAALGVVGFATAFGGAGYLLAGLGGLVVGAGAGVLATRLRLSLLPAVLAGVLAYLVLGSALAMPDRALWSVLPTPETLAGLVLGAVWGWADVLTLRAPVEAPAYLTVVPYFAGWLVGLATALLATRWLPGRGTAARRAVLLVGPVLLLLAAVLLGTGESFLGPLRGVLFAALALAWLGWRRRDPAATDPAADAAGTRMLARSRMGGAAVLVAGAVTAGALAATALVPAQPDRVVVRDLVAPPFDPLDAPSPLAGFRAYTKDLAETTLFTVAGLREGERLRLAALDAYDGRLWNAAGPEDTAGAGGFALVGAELPEPALGEFAAETRALRVEVRAYDDVWLPSVAAPERLELDGAIADRGDDLRYDPASATAVLIGGVAEGDRYLLEVHEPVLPSDEELADVPVAAVPLAPVESVPDVLVARAEQYAGDEAAPIDRLRAIETGLRTDGFLSHGLASDAVASRAGHGADRMVDLFTRSQMVGDEEQYASAMALMARHLGYPARVVMGFAPEGGAEGAVVEVTGADVTAWVEVAFDGVGWVPFLPTPDDTDVPQEQAPRPAAEPQPQVRQPPRAEEREEDLLSTVEIDDTEDEEREDPLVVPAWAWIVAGVVGVPLLLLLGPLVVVALLKALRRRRRRRHPLGDRRAAGAWDEVADGYAELGYDVRRRATRRQIAHDLERQVREQAGADPRTDARGRPVASAGLSPIASDVDAAVFSGADIDDARVRALWAQADRHLDDARRASGRSRRLLSRYRIRSRRDWSRVAAGEHAPAVAPGRGASL, from the coding sequence ATGACCGCCGGGCGTCGTCCCACCGCCGCGACGGCGGCCGACGTGGTCGTGCCGCTCGTGCTCGCCGCCCTCGGCGTGGTCGGGTTCGCGACCGCGTTCGGCGGCGCGGGATACCTGCTGGCCGGGCTCGGCGGGCTCGTCGTGGGAGCGGGCGCGGGCGTGCTCGCGACCCGGCTCCGGCTCTCGCTGCTGCCGGCCGTGCTCGCGGGCGTGCTGGCGTACCTGGTGCTCGGCAGCGCCCTCGCGATGCCCGATCGCGCGCTGTGGTCGGTGCTCCCGACCCCCGAGACGCTCGCGGGGCTCGTGCTCGGCGCGGTGTGGGGCTGGGCCGACGTGCTGACCCTGCGGGCACCGGTGGAGGCGCCCGCGTACCTCACGGTCGTGCCGTACTTCGCCGGCTGGCTCGTCGGGCTCGCGACCGCCCTGCTCGCGACCCGATGGCTGCCCGGGCGCGGCACGGCGGCCCGCCGCGCCGTGCTCCTCGTCGGCCCGGTGCTGCTCCTGCTCGCTGCCGTGCTGCTCGGCACCGGCGAGTCGTTCCTGGGTCCGCTGCGCGGCGTGCTCTTCGCGGCGCTCGCGCTGGCCTGGCTGGGGTGGCGGCGGCGCGATCCCGCGGCGACGGACCCGGCGGCGGATGCCGCGGGCACGCGCATGCTCGCGCGTTCGCGCATGGGCGGGGCCGCCGTGCTCGTGGCGGGCGCCGTCACCGCCGGGGCCCTCGCCGCGACGGCGCTCGTGCCCGCACAGCCCGATCGCGTCGTCGTGCGCGACCTCGTCGCGCCGCCGTTCGACCCGCTCGACGCCCCGAGCCCGCTCGCGGGCTTCCGCGCGTACACCAAGGACCTCGCCGAGACGACGCTCTTCACGGTCGCGGGGCTGCGCGAGGGCGAGCGCCTGCGCCTCGCCGCGCTCGACGCGTACGACGGCCGGCTCTGGAACGCCGCCGGCCCGGAGGACACCGCGGGCGCCGGCGGATTCGCGCTCGTCGGCGCCGAGCTGCCCGAGCCGGCGCTCGGCGAGTTCGCCGCCGAGACCCGGGCGCTGCGCGTGGAGGTCCGGGCGTACGACGACGTCTGGCTGCCGTCGGTCGCCGCGCCGGAGCGGCTCGAGCTCGACGGGGCGATCGCCGATCGCGGCGACGACCTCCGCTACGACCCGGCGTCGGCGACCGCGGTGCTCATCGGAGGCGTCGCCGAGGGTGACCGGTACCTGCTCGAGGTGCACGAGCCCGTGCTGCCGTCGGACGAGGAGCTCGCCGACGTGCCGGTCGCCGCGGTGCCGCTCGCGCCCGTGGAGTCCGTGCCCGACGTGCTCGTCGCACGCGCCGAGCAGTACGCGGGCGACGAGGCCGCGCCCATCGACCGGCTGCGCGCGATCGAGACCGGCCTGCGCACCGACGGATTCCTCAGCCACGGGCTCGCCTCCGACGCGGTCGCCTCGCGCGCGGGGCACGGCGCCGACCGCATGGTCGACCTGTTCACGAGATCGCAGATGGTCGGCGACGAGGAGCAGTACGCCTCGGCCATGGCCCTCATGGCCCGGCACCTCGGCTACCCGGCGCGGGTCGTGATGGGGTTCGCGCCCGAAGGGGGCGCCGAGGGCGCCGTCGTCGAGGTGACGGGCGCGGACGTCACCGCCTGGGTCGAGGTGGCCTTCGACGGCGTCGGCTGGGTGCCGTTCCTCCCCACTCCCGACGACACCGACGTGCCGCAGGAGCAGGCGCCCCGGCCCGCAGCGGAGCCGCAGCCGCAGGTGCGCCAGCCCCCGCGCGCCGAGGAGCGCGAGGAGGACCTGCTCAGCACCGTCGAGATCGACGACACCGAGGACGAGGAGCGCGAGGACCCGCTCGTGGTGCCGGCATGGGCCTGGATCGTCGCGGGCGTCGTCGGCGTGCCGCTGCTCCTGCTGCTCGGCCCGCTCGTCGTGGTCGCGCTGCTGAAGGCCCTGCGGCGCCGCCGGCGGCGCCGCCACCCGCTCGGCGACCGCCGAGCGGCCGGCGCATGGGACGAGGTCGCCGACGGCTACGCCGAGCTGGGCTACGACGTCCGCCGGCGGGCGACCCGGCGCCAGATCGCGCACGACCTCGAGCGGCAGGTGCGCGAGCAGGCCGGCGCTGACCCGCGCACCGACGCTCGAGGCCGCCCCGTGGCATCCGCCGGGCTGTCGCCCATCGCCTCCGACGTCGACGCCGCCGTGTTCTCCGGTGCCGACATCGACGACGCGCGGGTGCGCGCGCTCTGGGCGCAGGCCGATCGCCACCTCGACGACGCGCGGCGGGCCTCCGGCCGGTCCCGTCGACTGCTGAGCCGCTACCGCATCCGCTCCCGTCGCGACTGGAGCCGCGTCGCGGCCGGTGAACACGCCCCGGCGGTCGCGCCCGGGCGCGGTGCTAGCCTGTAG
- a CDS encoding AAA family ATPase has translation MTVTQEQADWFHDAFTRLVGNVDRAILGKRDVIRLVVTAMLTEGHVLLEDVPGTGKTQLAKALANTLDGSNSRIQFTPDLLPSDVTGVTIYDQHQGAFEFHRGPIFASVVLADEINRASPKTQSALLEVMEEGRVTVDGVAHDVGSPFMVIATQNPVEQAGTYTLPEAQLDRFLVKTSLGYPDHDTALALLVDSSNRSRSAGVAPIIAAESITAMAQLAADVHVDPSVLDYLNRIVAATREHPDTTLGVSMRGALALARAVKTWAISQGRTYATPDDVRELAEPVLAHRVIVDPESAFRGVTAAQVVGGCVAEIDPPAYRAA, from the coding sequence ATGACCGTCACGCAGGAACAGGCCGACTGGTTCCACGACGCCTTCACCCGGCTCGTCGGCAACGTCGATCGCGCGATCCTCGGCAAGCGCGACGTGATCCGCCTCGTCGTGACCGCCATGCTCACCGAGGGGCACGTGCTGCTCGAGGACGTGCCGGGCACCGGCAAGACGCAGCTCGCCAAGGCGCTGGCGAACACGCTCGACGGCTCGAACTCGCGCATCCAGTTCACCCCCGACCTGCTGCCGTCCGACGTCACGGGCGTCACCATCTACGACCAGCACCAGGGGGCGTTCGAGTTCCACCGCGGGCCGATCTTCGCCTCGGTCGTGCTCGCCGACGAGATCAACCGCGCGAGCCCGAAGACCCAGTCGGCGCTGCTCGAAGTCATGGAGGAGGGCCGGGTCACGGTCGACGGCGTCGCGCACGACGTGGGCAGCCCGTTCATGGTGATCGCGACCCAGAACCCGGTCGAGCAGGCGGGCACGTACACCCTGCCCGAGGCGCAGCTCGATCGCTTCCTCGTCAAGACCTCGCTCGGCTACCCCGACCACGACACCGCGCTCGCGCTGCTCGTCGACTCGTCGAACCGCTCGCGCTCGGCGGGCGTCGCGCCGATCATCGCGGCCGAGTCGATCACCGCGATGGCGCAGCTCGCGGCCGACGTGCACGTCGACCCGTCGGTGCTCGACTACCTCAACCGCATCGTGGCCGCGACCCGGGAGCACCCCGACACGACCCTCGGCGTCTCGATGCGCGGCGCGCTGGCGCTCGCGCGCGCCGTCAAGACGTGGGCGATCTCGCAGGGCCGCACCTACGCCACGCCCGACGACGTGCGCGAGCTCGCCGAGCCCGTGCTCGCGCACCGCGTCATCGTCGACCCCGAGTCGGCGTTCCGCGGCGTGACGGCCGCGCAGGTGGTCGGCGGCTGCGTCGCGGAGATCGACCCGCCCGCGTACCGCGCGGCATGA
- the leuC gene encoding 3-isopropylmalate dehydratase large subunit, with product MTAAPPTESRPRTLAEKVWASHLVAQGDEGSPDLIYIDLHLVHEVTSPQAFDGLRMAGRPVRRPDLTIATEDHNTPTIGIDKPIADLTSRTQIETLRKNAKEFGIRLHSLGDVEQGIVHVVGPQLGLTMPGITVVCGDSHTSTHGAFGAMAFGIGTSEVEHVLATQTLPLKPFKTMAINVEGTLRPGVTAKDIILAVIAKIGTGGGQGYVLEYRGSAIRALSMDGRMTICNMSIEAGARAGMVAPDQTTFDYLEGRAHAPQGEDWNAAVEYWKTLPTDEGAEFDAEVFIDADALEPFVTWGTNPGQGVSLSERVPDPDSIADQHDRAAAERALQYMDLEAGTPLKEIAVDAVFMGSCTNSRIEDLRAFASIIEGRKKADGVRVMVVPGSARVRLEAEAEGLDKVFTDFGAEWRFAGCSMCLGMNPDQLAPGERCASTSNRNFEGRQGKGGRTHLVSPLVAAATAVRGTLSSPWDLEQEGA from the coding sequence ATGACCGCAGCACCCCCCACCGAGTCGCGCCCGCGCACCCTCGCCGAGAAGGTCTGGGCATCGCACCTCGTCGCCCAGGGTGACGAGGGCTCGCCCGACCTGATCTACATCGACCTGCACCTCGTGCACGAGGTCACCAGCCCGCAGGCCTTCGACGGCCTGCGCATGGCCGGCCGCCCGGTGCGCCGCCCCGACCTCACCATCGCGACCGAGGACCACAACACCCCGACCATCGGCATCGACAAGCCGATCGCCGACCTCACCAGCCGCACCCAGATCGAGACCCTGCGGAAGAACGCGAAGGAGTTCGGCATCCGCCTGCACTCGCTCGGCGACGTCGAACAGGGCATCGTGCACGTCGTCGGCCCGCAGCTCGGGCTCACCATGCCCGGCATCACCGTCGTCTGCGGCGACTCGCACACCTCGACGCACGGCGCGTTCGGCGCGATGGCGTTCGGAATCGGCACGAGCGAGGTCGAGCACGTGCTCGCCACCCAGACCCTGCCGCTCAAGCCCTTCAAGACGATGGCGATCAACGTCGAGGGCACGCTCCGGCCGGGCGTCACGGCGAAGGACATCATCCTCGCGGTGATCGCGAAGATCGGCACCGGCGGCGGCCAGGGCTACGTGCTCGAGTACCGCGGCAGCGCGATCCGCGCACTGTCGATGGACGGCCGCATGACCATCTGCAACATGTCGATCGAGGCCGGTGCGCGCGCCGGCATGGTCGCGCCCGACCAGACCACGTTCGACTACCTCGAGGGGCGTGCGCACGCCCCGCAGGGCGAGGACTGGAACGCCGCGGTCGAGTACTGGAAGACGCTGCCGACCGACGAGGGCGCCGAGTTCGACGCCGAGGTCTTCATCGACGCCGACGCGCTCGAGCCGTTCGTCACCTGGGGCACGAACCCGGGCCAGGGCGTGTCGCTGAGCGAGCGGGTGCCCGACCCCGACTCCATCGCGGACCAGCACGACCGTGCCGCGGCCGAGCGCGCCCTGCAGTACATGGACCTCGAGGCGGGAACGCCGCTGAAGGAGATCGCGGTCGACGCCGTGTTCATGGGCTCGTGCACGAACAGCCGCATCGAGGACCTGCGCGCGTTCGCCTCGATCATCGAGGGCCGGAAGAAGGCCGACGGCGTGCGCGTCATGGTCGTGCCCGGCTCCGCACGCGTGCGGCTCGAGGCCGAGGCCGAGGGCCTCGACAAGGTCTTCACCGACTTCGGCGCCGAGTGGCGCTTCGCCGGCTGCTCGATGTGCCTGGGCATGAACCCCGACCAGCTCGCGCCGGGCGAGCGCTGCGCGTCCACGTCGAACCGCAACTTCGAGGGCCGCCAGGGCAAGGGCGGCCGCACCCACCTGGTCTCGCCGCTGGTCGCGGCCGCGACCGCCGTGCGCGGCACGCTGTCGAGCCCGTGGGACCTCGAGCAGGAAGGGGCCTAG
- a CDS encoding Ig-like domain-containing protein — MTITSWLRARRGAASTVILSVLASGTLGAAVLHRGFPVADVDLTARAVWVTNGEQLLAGRLNRQIEELDGAVNAASNAFDVLQDGEDVFLHDASVGSVERVDPAFTTLVQRVDVPPGSQVAFGGHTLAVLSPAGELWVTDAAGELALSTVDAEPVAGLGEGSRLVVSRSGVTFATSPDQRVLARVAQGETIATTSPLPAIGDHELSAVGDVPVVLDREANAIVVDGEPHALDEVALRIQQPGDEHDAVLLATGTGLVEVPLDGGDATSVDAGLDVPATTPAEASAPVRLDGCAHGAWAVAQAYLLACDGRADRYRIAQPTAGSALEFRRNRDVIALNNLSNGDAWLVDSDLRLVDNWEEVTPPVEYDDEEGDETSSTQSFEDTLADRTDVNRPPNARDDELGVRPGRATILEVLENDTDPDGDVLTIAGTSEIPESAGRLEHIDGSRALQFTPAPGASGTVSFRYTVDDGRLGVAEAQVDVTVRPTGENLPPVPHREAAVSVEQGRSISYHVLADWNDPDGDDLYLVNASPTSGDSVRFGPDGYVTFEHRTGEIGLKEVQYVVSDGAATATGTLTVDVRPTGSLNPVGTPDHAQVFAGERVLLEPLANDLSPSGAPLVLLGVAEVEGADATANTELGTVAFSANEVGSHLFTYDLAAGDAVSVGLIRVDVLEAPEQALPPIAVTDTAYLRAGEPTSVPLLANDASPNGRVLAVQSVELGEIDDLVTVELLGNAVARITASAALTEPLQFGYTVSDGSATAEASVAVVPVPPLVKHQPPIAVPDTATVRAGDIATVAVTANDVHPDSAPFHVLPDLAESPEAGLAFVTGDTVRFQAPDEPGTHRVSYTIADGFDETATASVTFVVTPAGDDAAPLPAPITARTFAGSTVEVEVPLDGIDPDGDSVLLRGVTSPPSLGRVVESISTGFTYEAFAGSTGTDAFEYEVVDTSGEVATGTVRIGVIPRPEVTPPPNAVDDVVELRPGRTGSIDVLGNDSDPSGYPIRVDEQLANVDLALEAEVRANRVVVTAPEREGGFSLRYEITNGHGGADAAYVQVKVTEDARIDPPSAEDQVIEPEDVLGVDTVTVHPLDDAQNPGGLVEDLVVTLEGPNAGSGTVLPNGAIVVTPSTERQAVAYRLTNDVDDLSAMAFVIVPPVPDPDALAADDEPDEEQFPLPYLAEIGEQFVRMNGSVSWSLADVVVVPSGRPIEVLSASATNADGSPVLADAATLAFAPATDYRGQASVTFQVTDAAGTAEQAERTAFLTIPVTVGSADFTDVPPTFTPRTVQLEAGEEPVQVDLRDSSGHPNPDVLARLAYGGLSGGTAEIVPALEGSILTLTAPLGVQPGTSATLSFTLGFDEFTVPGSIEVQVVSSSRPTPEAVDDQVEMTRAQVQRVDVLANDFDPFAPEALRIVDARIDQASVGSNASVAFTGQDVSVTTGAAFTGTLSVVYRIQDATRDPARETQGRLTVVVRDAPDAPATPATSPGDGSATVRWQAPATNNSPITGYTVHWTGGGSRSFGAGAAGTDQTIGGLSNGSSVQFWVTATNAIGTSAASPKSSAIVPYGVPTAPRNVTLNASQTGNARLNMSWTAPADDGGRAVTEYRWRFTEGSSASGTTTSRSDAITGSNGTRYRYEVRACNARGCGPWAASNRDTPTAPPPPEPGGTIFKGGLSTVACSGCRYVGIDYHDFPAGSYRITTFINGSNGGLTENTYSMGTDGSIVIWNSLGIRNDDRIQVRFTRTSNGAVYWSDAITNWDSLPIRGGTP, encoded by the coding sequence CGCCGGACCAGCGCGTGCTGGCGCGCGTGGCGCAGGGCGAGACGATCGCGACGACGAGCCCGCTGCCCGCGATCGGCGACCACGAGCTCTCGGCGGTCGGCGACGTGCCGGTCGTGCTCGACCGCGAGGCGAACGCCATCGTGGTCGACGGCGAGCCGCACGCCCTCGACGAGGTCGCGCTGCGCATCCAGCAGCCGGGCGACGAGCACGACGCGGTGCTGCTCGCGACCGGCACCGGCCTCGTCGAGGTGCCGCTCGACGGGGGCGACGCGACGAGCGTCGACGCGGGGCTCGACGTGCCGGCGACCACGCCGGCCGAGGCATCCGCCCCGGTCCGCCTCGACGGGTGCGCGCACGGCGCGTGGGCCGTCGCGCAGGCGTACCTCCTCGCGTGCGACGGCCGCGCCGATCGGTACCGCATCGCGCAGCCCACGGCGGGATCCGCGCTCGAGTTCCGGCGCAATCGCGACGTGATCGCCCTCAACAACCTCTCGAACGGCGACGCCTGGCTGGTCGACTCCGACCTGCGCCTCGTCGACAACTGGGAGGAGGTCACGCCGCCGGTCGAGTACGACGACGAGGAGGGCGACGAGACGAGCTCGACGCAGTCGTTCGAGGACACCCTCGCCGACCGCACCGACGTGAACCGCCCGCCCAACGCACGCGACGACGAGCTGGGCGTGCGTCCCGGCCGCGCGACGATCCTCGAGGTGCTCGAGAACGACACCGATCCCGATGGCGACGTGCTCACGATCGCGGGTACGAGCGAGATCCCCGAATCGGCCGGGCGGCTCGAGCACATCGACGGTTCGCGCGCGCTGCAGTTCACGCCCGCCCCGGGGGCATCCGGCACCGTGTCGTTCCGGTACACGGTCGACGACGGGCGGCTCGGCGTCGCGGAGGCGCAGGTCGACGTGACCGTGCGTCCGACCGGCGAGAACCTGCCGCCGGTGCCGCACCGCGAGGCGGCCGTGAGCGTCGAGCAGGGCCGGTCGATCTCGTACCACGTGCTGGCCGACTGGAACGACCCCGACGGCGACGACCTGTACCTCGTGAACGCATCGCCGACGAGCGGCGACTCGGTGCGCTTCGGGCCGGACGGGTACGTGACGTTCGAGCACCGCACCGGCGAGATCGGGCTCAAGGAGGTGCAGTACGTCGTCTCCGACGGCGCGGCGACCGCGACCGGCACCCTCACCGTCGACGTGCGGCCCACGGGGAGCCTGAACCCCGTCGGCACGCCCGACCACGCGCAGGTCTTCGCGGGCGAGCGGGTGCTGCTCGAGCCGCTCGCCAACGACCTGAGCCCGTCGGGCGCACCGCTCGTGCTGCTCGGGGTGGCCGAGGTCGAGGGGGCGGATGCCACGGCGAACACCGAGCTCGGCACCGTCGCCTTCTCGGCGAACGAGGTCGGCAGCCACCTCTTCACCTACGACCTCGCGGCGGGCGACGCGGTGAGCGTCGGGCTGATCCGCGTCGATGTGCTCGAGGCGCCCGAGCAGGCGCTGCCGCCCATCGCGGTCACCGACACGGCGTACCTGCGCGCGGGTGAGCCCACGAGCGTGCCGCTGCTCGCGAACGACGCCTCGCCGAACGGGCGCGTGCTCGCCGTGCAGTCGGTCGAGCTCGGTGAGATCGACGACCTCGTGACGGTCGAGCTGCTCGGCAACGCCGTCGCCCGCATCACGGCCTCCGCGGCGCTGACCGAGCCGCTCCAGTTCGGCTACACGGTCTCCGACGGGTCCGCCACCGCCGAGGCATCCGTCGCCGTCGTGCCCGTGCCACCGCTCGTGAAGCACCAGCCGCCGATCGCCGTGCCCGACACCGCCACCGTGCGGGCGGGCGACATCGCGACGGTCGCGGTCACCGCGAACGACGTGCACCCCGACTCCGCGCCCTTCCACGTGCTGCCCGACCTGGCCGAGTCGCCGGAGGCAGGCCTCGCGTTCGTGACGGGCGACACCGTGCGCTTCCAGGCGCCCGACGAGCCGGGCACTCACCGGGTGTCGTACACGATCGCCGACGGGTTCGACGAGACCGCGACGGCGTCGGTGACCTTCGTGGTGACGCCCGCGGGCGACGACGCGGCACCGCTGCCCGCGCCGATCACGGCCCGCACGTTCGCCGGGTCGACCGTGGAGGTCGAGGTGCCGCTCGACGGCATCGACCCCGACGGCGACTCGGTGCTGCTGCGCGGGGTGACCTCGCCGCCGTCGCTCGGCCGCGTGGTCGAGTCGATCAGCACGGGGTTCACGTACGAGGCGTTCGCGGGTTCGACCGGCACCGACGCGTTCGAGTACGAGGTCGTCGACACGTCGGGCGAGGTCGCGACGGGCACCGTGCGCATCGGCGTGATCCCGCGGCCCGAGGTCACGCCGCCGCCGAACGCGGTCGACGACGTGGTCGAGCTGCGCCCCGGCCGCACGGGCTCGATCGACGTGCTCGGCAACGACTCCGACCCGAGCGGCTACCCGATCCGCGTCGACGAGCAGCTCGCGAACGTCGACCTGGCGCTCGAGGCCGAGGTGCGCGCGAACCGCGTCGTCGTGACCGCGCCCGAGCGCGAGGGCGGCTTCTCGCTGCGCTACGAGATCACGAACGGCCACGGCGGCGCGGACGCGGCGTACGTGCAGGTGAAGGTCACCGAGGACGCCCGCATCGACCCGCCCTCCGCCGAGGACCAGGTGATCGAGCCCGAGGACGTGCTGGGCGTCGACACCGTCACGGTGCATCCGCTCGACGACGCGCAGAACCCCGGCGGGCTGGTCGAGGACCTCGTCGTGACGCTCGAGGGGCCCAACGCCGGCAGCGGCACGGTGCTGCCGAACGGCGCGATCGTGGTCACCCCGTCGACCGAGCGCCAGGCCGTCGCCTACCGGCTCACGAACGACGTCGACGACCTCTCGGCGATGGCGTTCGTGATCGTGCCGCCCGTGCCCGACCCCGACGCGCTCGCCGCGGACGACGAGCCCGACGAGGAGCAGTTCCCGCTGCCGTACCTCGCCGAGATCGGCGAGCAGTTCGTGCGCATGAACGGCTCCGTCTCGTGGAGCCTCGCCGACGTCGTGGTCGTGCCGAGCGGCCGTCCGATCGAGGTGCTCTCGGCGAGTGCCACCAACGCCGACGGCAGCCCGGTGCTCGCGGACGCGGCGACCCTCGCGTTCGCACCGGCGACCGACTACCGCGGGCAGGCGTCGGTCACGTTCCAGGTGACGGATGCCGCGGGCACGGCCGAGCAGGCCGAGCGCACCGCCTTCCTGACCATCCCGGTCACGGTCGGCTCCGCCGACTTCACCGACGTGCCGCCGACCTTCACGCCGCGCACCGTGCAGCTCGAGGCGGGGGAGGAGCCCGTGCAGGTCGACCTGCGCGACTCGAGCGGCCATCCGAACCCCGACGTGCTCGCGCGCCTGGCCTACGGCGGACTGTCGGGCGGCACGGCCGAGATCGTGCCGGCGCTCGAGGGCAGCATCCTGACCCTCACCGCGCCGCTCGGCGTGCAGCCGGGCACCTCCGCGACGCTGTCGTTCACGCTCGGGTTCGACGAGTTCACCGTGCCCGGCTCGATCGAGGTGCAGGTCGTGTCCTCGTCGCGCCCGACGCCCGAGGCGGTCGACGACCAGGTCGAGATGACCCGCGCGCAGGTGCAGCGCGTCGACGTGCTCGCGAACGACTTCGACCCGTTCGCCCCCGAGGCGCTCCGCATCGTCGACGCGCGGATCGACCAGGCCAGCGTGGGCAGCAACGCCTCCGTCGCCTTCACCGGTCAGGACGTGAGCGTGACCACGGGCGCGGCGTTCACGGGCACGCTCAGCGTCGTCTACCGCATCCAGGACGCCACGCGCGACCCGGCCCGCGAGACCCAGGGCCGGCTCACGGTCGTCGTGCGCGACGCGCCCGACGCCCCGGCGACACCGGCGACGTCGCCCGGCGACGGCAGCGCGACCGTGCGGTGGCAGGCGCCCGCGACGAACAACTCGCCGATCACCGGCTACACCGTGCACTGGACCGGTGGCGGCTCGCGCAGCTTCGGCGCCGGTGCGGCGGGCACCGACCAGACCATCGGCGGGCTGTCCAACGGCTCGTCGGTGCAGTTCTGGGTGACCGCGACGAACGCCATCGGCACCTCGGCCGCATCGCCGAAGAGCTCCGCGATCGTGCCGTACGGCGTGCCGACCGCGCCGCGGAACGTGACCCTCAACGCGTCGCAGACCGGCAACGCGCGCCTCAACATGTCGTGGACCGCGCCCGCCGACGACGGCGGACGCGCGGTCACCGAGTACCGCTGGCGCTTCACCGAGGGGTCGAGCGCATCCGGCACGACGACGAGCCGCAGCGACGCCATCACCGGCAGCAACGGCACCCGCTACCGCTACGAGGTGCGGGCCTGTAACGCACGCGGATGCGGCCCGTGGGCGGCGTCCAACCGCGACACCCCGACGGCCCCGCCGCCGCCGGAGCCGGGCGGCACGATCTTCAAGGGCGGCCTCTCGACGGTCGCCTGCTCGGGCTGCCGCTACGTGGGCATCGACTACCACGACTTCCCGGCCGGCTCGTACCGCATCACGACGTTCATCAACGGCAGCAACGGCGGCCTCACCGAGAACACCTACTCGATGGGCACCGACGGGTCGATCGTGATCTGGAACAGCCTCGGCATCCGCAACGACGACCGCATCCAGGTGCGATTCACCCGCACGAGCAACGGCGCCGTCTACTGGTCGGACGCCATCACGAACTGGGACTCGCTCCCCATCCGCGGCGGCACGCCGTGA
- a CDS encoding DUF58 domain-containing protein, which produces MTTVEPGPPTRRDSGWTSAARGLRNGVANASRIAGAGLVRMGGAIAPVTGVVTPFGRIALASAAGALVLAGVLGWIEFLFLGATLLAAVVLACLTLFGRAQYRVEIGLEPARVVAGERAMGRMLVTNAAPRRSAPTRMELPVGAGVAEFRVPSLDPGGGREELFAVPTARRAVIPAGPALSVRGDQLGLLRRTVRWTEVIELFVHPVTARLQPSAAGLVRDLEGEVTPVVTDNDISFHALRAYEPGDPLRNVHWRTTARTGTLMVRQFEETRRSELVIVQSTDAAHYASDDEFELAVSITASLAVQVLQDGTTMHAVTDALRLRTATPTALLDDCARIEPVAGVHPSLRELARAQTSRLAAPSVVLLVAGSMLPVAEFRGVQRLFGADTRVLAFRAEHGARPGIRSAGLPVATVGRLDELPPIVRSVRG; this is translated from the coding sequence ATGACGACCGTCGAACCGGGCCCGCCGACGCGTCGCGACTCGGGCTGGACGAGCGCCGCCCGTGGCCTCCGCAACGGCGTCGCCAACGCGTCCCGCATCGCCGGCGCGGGCTTGGTGCGCATGGGCGGCGCGATCGCGCCCGTGACCGGCGTCGTCACGCCCTTCGGCCGGATCGCGCTCGCGTCGGCGGCGGGCGCCCTCGTGCTCGCCGGCGTCCTCGGCTGGATCGAGTTCCTCTTCCTCGGCGCCACGCTCCTGGCGGCCGTCGTGCTCGCGTGCCTCACCCTGTTCGGTCGCGCGCAGTACCGCGTCGAGATCGGGCTGGAGCCCGCCCGCGTGGTCGCGGGGGAGCGGGCGATGGGGCGGATGCTGGTGACGAACGCCGCCCCGCGCCGGTCGGCGCCCACGCGCATGGAGCTGCCCGTGGGCGCGGGCGTGGCCGAGTTCCGCGTGCCGTCCCTCGATCCCGGCGGCGGGCGGGAGGAGCTCTTCGCCGTGCCGACCGCACGGCGCGCGGTCATCCCGGCCGGGCCCGCACTCTCGGTGCGCGGCGACCAGCTCGGGCTGCTGCGCCGCACCGTGCGCTGGACGGAGGTCATCGAGCTGTTCGTGCACCCGGTGACCGCGCGGCTCCAGCCGTCGGCGGCGGGGCTCGTTCGCGACCTCGAGGGCGAGGTCACGCCCGTCGTGACCGACAACGACATCTCGTTCCACGCGCTGCGCGCGTACGAGCCCGGCGACCCGCTGCGCAACGTGCACTGGCGCACGACCGCGCGCACGGGCACGCTCATGGTGCGGCAGTTCGAGGAGACGCGCCGCAGCGAGCTCGTGATCGTGCAGTCGACGGATGCCGCGCACTACGCGTCCGACGACGAGTTCGAGCTCGCCGTGTCGATCACGGCCTCGCTCGCCGTGCAGGTGCTGCAGGACGGCACGACCATGCACGCCGTCACCGACGCGCTGCGCCTGCGCACCGCGACCCCGACGGCGCTGCTCGACGACTGCGCGCGCATCGAGCCCGTCGCGGGGGTGCACCCGAGCCTCCGCGAACTCGCCCGCGCGCAGACCTCGCGGCTCGCGGCGCCGAGCGTCGTGCTGCTGGTCGCGGGCTCGATGCTGCCGGTCGCGGAGTTCCGCGGCGTCCAGCGGCTCTTCGGGGCCGACACGCGCGTGCTCGCGTTCCGTGCCGAGCACGGTGCGCGACCGGGCATCCGATCGGCGGGGTTGCCGGTCGCGACCGTGGGTCGGCTCGACGAGCTGCCCCCGATCGTGCGGAGCGTGCGCGGATGA